In Streptomyces sp. NBC_01707, a genomic segment contains:
- the gltB gene encoding glutamate synthase large subunit, translating to MRSDAWSPMDGRPAQQGMYDPRNEHDACGVGFVATLTGVASHELVEQALTVLRNLEHRGATGSEPDSGDGAGILLQVPDAFLRAEVPFGLPEAGGYAVGIAFLPADDSTEAVRKLEKIAAEEGLKVLGWREVPVSPDLLGSGARATMPEFRQLFVADGESAGIALDRKAFVLRKRAEREAAVYFPSLSARTIVYKGMLTTGQLEPFFPDLSDRRLATTVALVHSRFSTNTFPSWPLAHPYRFVAHNGEINTVKGNRNWMKARESQLASSLFGTEQLDRIFPVCTPDASDSASFDEVLELLHLGGRSLPHSVLMMVPEAWENHDSMDPARRAFYQYHSTMMEPWDGPACVTFTDGTQVGAVLDRNGLRPGRYWVTDDGLVVLSSEVGVLDIAPAKVVRKGRLQPGKMFLVDTAEGRIIEDDEIKAGLAAEQPYQEWLETGEIELEDLPEREHIVHTHASVTRRQQTFGYTEEELRVILAPMARTAGEPLGSMGTDSPIAALSERPRLLFDYFTQLFAQVTNPPLDAIREELVTSLRSTLGPQGNLLEPTAASCRSVTLPFPVIDNDELAKLIHINADGDMPGMKAATLSGLYRVSGSGEALAARIEQICTEVDAAIEDGARLIVLSDRHSDAEHAPIPSLLLTSAVHHHLIRTKQRTQVGLLVEAGDVREVHHVALLIGYGAAAVNPYLAMESVEDLVRAGTFIEGIEPEQAIRNLIYALGKGVLKVMSKMGISTVASYRGAQVFEAVGLDEAFVSKYFNGTATKIGGAGLDVVAKEVAARHAKGYPASGISASHRALEIGGEYQWRREGEPHLFDPETVFRLQHATRNRRYDIFKKYTDRVNEQSERLMTLRGLFGFKSDREAIPVDEVESVSEIVKRFSTGAMSYGSISREAHETLAIAMNQLGGKSNTGEGGEDADRLYDPARRSSIKQVASGRFGVTSEYLVNADDIQIKMAQGAKPGEGGQLPGHKVYPWVAKTRHSTPGVGLISPPPHHDIYSIEDLAQLIHDLKNANPAARIHVKLVSEVGVGTVAAGVSKAHADVVLISGHDGGTGASPLTSLKHAGGPWELGLAETQQTLLLNGLRDRIVVQTDGQLKTGRDVVIAALLGAEEFGFATAPLVVSGCVMMRVCHLDTCPVGIATQNPVLRDRFSGKAEYVVNFFEFIAQEVRELLAELGFRTIEEAVGHAELLDTDRAVTHWKAQGLDLEPLFYVPELPEGAVRHQQIAQDHGLAKALDNELIKLAADALNADSAADAQPVRAQIAIRNINRTVGTMLGHEVTKKFGGAGLPQDTIDITFTGSAGQSFGAFVPSGVTLRLEGDANDYVGKGLSGGRVIVRPDRGADHLAEYSTIAGNTIAYGATGGELFLRGRTGERFCVRNSGATVVSEGVGDHGCEYMTGGHAVVLGETGRNFAAGMSGGVAYVVDLDRDNVNVGNLGAIEELSDTDKQWLHDVVRRHQEETGSTVAEKLLAEWDTAVARFSKIIPSTYKAVLAAKDAAELAGLSEQETTEKMMEAATNG from the coding sequence ATGCGTTCCGACGCCTGGTCGCCCATGGACGGTCGCCCCGCCCAGCAGGGGATGTACGACCCCCGTAACGAGCACGACGCCTGTGGTGTCGGGTTCGTGGCCACTCTGACCGGTGTGGCCAGCCATGAGCTGGTCGAGCAGGCGCTGACCGTACTGCGCAACCTCGAGCACCGCGGCGCCACCGGATCCGAGCCCGACTCGGGCGACGGCGCCGGAATCCTGCTCCAGGTACCGGACGCCTTCCTCCGCGCAGAGGTCCCCTTCGGCCTCCCGGAGGCCGGTGGCTACGCCGTCGGAATCGCCTTCCTGCCCGCGGACGACTCCACCGAGGCCGTCCGGAAGCTCGAGAAGATCGCCGCCGAGGAGGGCCTGAAGGTCCTCGGCTGGCGTGAGGTCCCGGTCAGTCCCGACCTCCTCGGCAGCGGCGCCCGCGCCACCATGCCCGAGTTCCGTCAGCTCTTCGTCGCGGACGGTGAGAGCGCCGGCATCGCGCTCGACCGCAAGGCCTTCGTGCTGCGCAAGCGCGCCGAGCGTGAGGCCGCGGTGTACTTCCCCTCGCTCTCCGCCCGCACGATCGTCTACAAGGGCATGCTCACCACCGGGCAGCTGGAGCCGTTCTTCCCGGACCTCTCCGACCGCCGTCTCGCCACCACGGTTGCGCTGGTCCACTCCCGCTTCTCCACGAACACGTTCCCGAGCTGGCCGCTCGCCCACCCGTACCGCTTCGTCGCGCACAACGGCGAGATCAACACGGTCAAGGGCAACCGCAACTGGATGAAGGCCCGCGAGTCCCAGCTCGCGTCGAGCCTCTTCGGTACGGAGCAGCTGGACCGGATCTTCCCCGTCTGCACCCCGGACGCCTCCGACTCCGCCTCCTTCGACGAGGTCCTGGAGCTGCTCCACCTCGGTGGCCGCTCGCTGCCGCACTCGGTGCTGATGATGGTCCCCGAGGCGTGGGAGAACCACGACTCGATGGACCCGGCCCGGCGCGCCTTCTACCAGTACCACTCCACGATGATGGAGCCCTGGGACGGCCCGGCCTGCGTCACCTTCACGGACGGTACCCAGGTCGGCGCGGTCCTCGACCGCAACGGTCTGCGCCCCGGCCGTTACTGGGTCACCGACGACGGCCTCGTCGTCCTCTCCTCCGAGGTCGGTGTCCTGGACATCGCCCCCGCGAAGGTCGTCCGCAAGGGCCGCCTCCAGCCCGGCAAGATGTTCCTCGTCGACACCGCCGAGGGCCGCATCATCGAGGACGACGAGATCAAGGCGGGCCTCGCCGCCGAGCAGCCGTACCAGGAGTGGCTGGAGACCGGCGAGATCGAGCTGGAGGATCTCCCCGAGCGCGAGCACATCGTGCACACGCACGCCTCCGTCACCCGCCGCCAGCAGACCTTCGGCTACACCGAGGAAGAGCTCCGCGTCATCCTCGCGCCGATGGCCCGCACCGCCGGCGAGCCGCTCGGCTCCATGGGCACGGACTCGCCGATCGCGGCCCTGTCCGAGCGTCCCCGGCTGCTCTTCGACTACTTCACCCAGCTGTTCGCGCAGGTCACCAACCCGCCGCTGGACGCCATCCGCGAGGAGCTCGTCACCTCGCTGCGCTCCACGCTCGGCCCGCAGGGCAACCTGCTGGAGCCGACCGCCGCGTCGTGCCGCAGCGTCACGCTGCCGTTCCCGGTGATCGACAACGACGAGCTGGCCAAGCTGATACACATCAATGCCGACGGCGACATGCCGGGCATGAAGGCCGCCACGCTCTCCGGTCTCTACCGGGTCAGCGGCAGCGGTGAGGCCCTCGCCGCCCGGATCGAGCAGATCTGCACCGAGGTCGACGCCGCCATAGAGGACGGCGCCCGCCTGATCGTCCTGTCCGACCGGCACTCCGACGCCGAGCACGCGCCGATCCCGTCGCTGCTGCTCACCTCGGCCGTCCACCACCACCTCATCCGTACCAAGCAGCGCACCCAGGTGGGTCTGCTGGTCGAGGCCGGGGACGTCCGCGAGGTCCATCACGTCGCGCTGCTGATCGGTTACGGCGCCGCCGCGGTCAACCCGTACCTGGCGATGGAGTCCGTCGAGGACCTGGTCCGGGCCGGCACGTTCATCGAGGGCATCGAGCCCGAGCAGGCCATCCGGAACCTGATCTACGCGCTCGGCAAGGGCGTCCTGAAGGTCATGTCCAAGATGGGCATCTCGACCGTCGCCTCCTACCGTGGCGCCCAGGTCTTCGAGGCCGTCGGTCTCGACGAGGCCTTCGTCTCGAAGTACTTCAACGGCACCGCGACCAAGATCGGCGGCGCCGGACTCGACGTCGTCGCCAAGGAGGTCGCCGCCCGGCACGCCAAGGGCTACCCCGCCTCCGGCATCTCCGCCTCGCACCGCGCGCTGGAGATCGGCGGCGAGTACCAGTGGCGCCGCGAGGGCGAGCCGCACCTGTTCGACCCGGAGACGGTCTTCCGCCTCCAGCACGCCACCCGCAACCGCCGGTACGACATCTTCAAGAAGTACACGGACCGGGTGAACGAGCAGTCCGAGCGCCTGATGACGCTCCGCGGCCTGTTCGGCTTCAAGTCGGACCGCGAGGCGATCCCGGTCGACGAGGTCGAGTCCGTCTCCGAAATCGTCAAGCGGTTCTCCACCGGCGCCATGTCGTACGGCTCGATCTCCCGCGAGGCGCACGAGACCCTCGCCATCGCCATGAACCAGCTGGGCGGCAAGTCCAACACCGGTGAGGGCGGCGAGGACGCCGACCGGCTCTACGACCCGGCGCGCCGCTCGTCCATCAAGCAGGTCGCCTCCGGCCGCTTCGGTGTGACCAGCGAGTACCTGGTCAACGCGGACGACATCCAGATCAAGATGGCGCAGGGTGCCAAGCCCGGCGAGGGCGGCCAGCTGCCCGGCCACAAGGTCTACCCGTGGGTCGCCAAGACCCGGCACTCCACCCCGGGTGTCGGTCTGATCTCCCCGCCGCCGCACCACGACATCTACTCCATCGAGGACCTGGCTCAGCTGATCCACGACCTCAAGAACGCCAACCCCGCGGCCCGCATCCACGTGAAGCTGGTCTCCGAGGTCGGCGTCGGCACGGTCGCCGCAGGTGTCTCCAAGGCGCACGCGGACGTCGTCCTGATCTCCGGCCACGACGGCGGAACGGGCGCCTCGCCGCTCACCTCGCTGAAGCACGCGGGCGGCCCCTGGGAGCTCGGCCTCGCCGAGACCCAGCAGACCCTGCTGCTCAACGGCCTGCGCGACCGCATCGTCGTGCAGACCGACGGCCAGCTGAAGACCGGCCGCGACGTCGTCATCGCCGCGCTGCTGGGCGCCGAGGAGTTCGGTTTCGCGACCGCGCCGCTCGTCGTCTCGGGCTGCGTCATGATGCGGGTCTGCCACCTCGACACCTGCCCGGTCGGCATCGCCACCCAGAACCCGGTCCTGCGTGACCGGTTCTCCGGCAAGGCCGAGTACGTCGTCAACTTCTTCGAGTTCATCGCCCAGGAAGTCCGCGAGCTCCTCGCCGAGCTCGGCTTCCGTACGATCGAGGAGGCCGTCGGCCACGCCGAGCTGCTGGACACCGACCGTGCGGTCACGCACTGGAAGGCGCAGGGCCTCGACCTGGAGCCCCTGTTCTACGTCCCGGAGCTGCCCGAGGGTGCGGTCCGCCACCAGCAGATCGCGCAGGACCACGGTCTCGCCAAGGCGCTCGACAACGAGCTGATCAAGCTCGCCGCCGACGCCCTGAACGCGGACAGTGCCGCGGACGCGCAGCCGGTCCGGGCCCAGATCGCGATCCGGAACATCAACCGGACCGTCGGCACCATGCTCGGCCACGAGGTGACGAAGAAGTTCGGCGGTGCCGGTCTGCCGCAGGACACCATCGACATCACCTTCACCGGCTCCGCCGGCCAGTCGTTCGGCGCGTTCGTGCCGAGCGGTGTGACGCTGCGCCTGGAGGGCGACGCCAACGACTACGTCGGCAAGGGCCTCTCCGGTGGCCGCGTCATCGTCCGCCCGGACCGCGGCGCCGACCACCTCGCCGAGTACTCCACCATCGCGGGCAACACCATCGCCTACGGCGCGACCGGCGGCGAGCTGTTCCTGCGCGGCCGCACCGGTGAGCGGTTCTGCGTCCGCAACTCCGGCGCGACCGTCGTCTCGGAAGGCGTGGGCGACCACGGCTGCGAGTACATGACCGGTGGTCACGCCGTCGTCCTCGGTGAGACCGGGCGCAACTTCGCCGCCGGCATGTCGGGCGGTGTCGCGTACGTCGTCGACCTGGACCGCGACAACGTCAACGTCGGCAACCTCGGTGCGATCGAGGAACTCTCCGACACCGACAAGCAGTGGCTGCACGACGTCGTGCGCCGCCACCAGGAGGAGACGGGCTCCACCGTCGCCGAGAAGCTGCTTGCCGAGTGGGACACCGCGGTGGCCCGCTTCAGCAAGATCATCCCGTCCACCTACAAGGCAGTGCTCGCCGCCAAGGACGCCGCTGAGCTCGCCGGTCTCTCCGAGCAGGAGACCACCGAGAAGATGATGGAGGCGGCGACCAATGGCTGA
- a CDS encoding glutamate synthase subunit beta, whose protein sequence is MADPKGFLTTGREAAKTRPVGERVKDWNEVYVPGSLLPIISKQAGRCMDCGIPFCHNGCPLGNLIPEWNDYAYREDWTAASERLHATNNFPEFTGRLCPAPCESACVLGINQPAVTIKNVEVSIIDKAWDSGDVTPQPPERLSGKTVAVIGSGPAGLAAAQQLTRAGHTVAVYERADRIGGLLRYGIPEFKMEKSHINRRIEQMRAEGTKFRTEVEIGKDLDAAKLRRRYDAVVIAAGATVSRDLPVPGRELNGVHFAMEYLPLANKVQEGDLTVSPISAEGKHVVVIGGGDTGADCVGTAHRQGAASVTQLEIMPKPGEERNANQPWPTFPMLYKVTSAHEEGGERVYAVSTTHFEGDEDGNVQALHLVEVEFKDGKLEQKPGTERRIPAQLVTLAMGFTGTDQSNGLVQQFGVKLDERGNVARDADYATNVEGVFVAGDAGRGQSLIVWAIAEGRSAARGVDRFLTGASALPAPIRPTDRSLTV, encoded by the coding sequence ATGGCTGACCCCAAGGGCTTCCTGACCACCGGGCGCGAGGCCGCCAAGACCCGCCCCGTGGGCGAGCGCGTCAAGGACTGGAACGAGGTCTACGTTCCGGGCTCGCTGCTCCCGATCATCAGCAAGCAGGCCGGCCGCTGCATGGACTGCGGCATCCCGTTCTGCCACAACGGCTGTCCGCTGGGGAACCTCATCCCCGAGTGGAACGACTACGCCTACCGCGAGGACTGGACGGCCGCGTCCGAGCGCCTGCACGCGACGAACAACTTCCCGGAGTTCACGGGCCGTCTGTGCCCCGCTCCGTGCGAGTCGGCGTGCGTCCTCGGCATCAACCAGCCGGCCGTCACCATCAAGAACGTCGAAGTCTCGATCATCGACAAGGCGTGGGACAGCGGCGACGTCACCCCGCAGCCGCCCGAGCGGCTGTCCGGCAAGACCGTCGCGGTCATCGGCTCGGGCCCGGCGGGTCTCGCCGCCGCCCAGCAGCTGACCCGGGCCGGTCACACGGTCGCCGTCTACGAGCGTGCGGACCGCATCGGGGGCCTTCTCCGGTACGGCATCCCCGAGTTCAAGATGGAGAAGTCGCACATCAACCGCCGCATCGAGCAGATGCGCGCGGAAGGCACCAAGTTCCGTACGGAGGTGGAGATCGGCAAGGACCTCGATGCCGCCAAGCTCCGCCGCCGGTACGACGCGGTCGTCATCGCCGCCGGTGCCACCGTCTCCCGCGACCTGCCCGTCCCGGGCCGTGAGCTGAACGGCGTGCACTTCGCGATGGAGTACCTGCCGCTCGCCAACAAGGTGCAGGAGGGCGACCTGACGGTCTCCCCGATCTCCGCCGAGGGCAAGCACGTCGTCGTCATCGGCGGCGGCGACACCGGCGCCGACTGCGTCGGTACCGCCCACCGGCAGGGCGCGGCCTCCGTCACCCAGCTGGAGATCATGCCGAAGCCGGGCGAGGAGCGGAACGCCAACCAGCCCTGGCCGACCTTCCCGATGCTGTACAAGGTCACCTCGGCGCACGAGGAGGGCGGCGAGCGGGTCTACGCGGTCTCCACCACCCACTTCGAGGGCGACGAGGACGGAAACGTCCAGGCGCTGCACCTCGTCGAGGTGGAGTTCAAGGACGGCAAGCTGGAGCAGAAGCCCGGCACCGAGCGGCGGATCCCGGCGCAGCTGGTCACGCTCGCCATGGGCTTCACCGGCACCGACCAGTCCAACGGCCTCGTCCAGCAGTTCGGTGTGAAGCTCGACGAGCGTGGCAATGTCGCGCGCGACGCGGACTACGCCACCAACGTCGAAGGTGTCTTCGTCGCCGGTGACGCGGGCCGCGGCCAGTCCCTCATCGTGTGGGCCATCGCCGAGGGCCGCTCCGCGGCGCGTGGTGTGGACCGCTTCCTGACCGGGGCCAGCGCACTGCCGGCCCCGATCCGCCCGACGGACCGTTCCCTGACGGTCTGA
- a CDS encoding rhomboid family intramembrane serine protease, translated as MEAAVTTCYRHPSYETYVRCTRCDRYICPDCMREAAVGHHCVECVKEGQRSVRQARTVFGGAVSRTAVPVVTYVLIGLNVLAYLGELIRPEIVDRFGMLGAGLNGPDGSQYVYESGNIPGFDAVGVVDGEWYRLLTGAFLHLPPGDSSFGSIPFGVLHIVFNMYGLWNLGRVVEEQLGRGRYLALYLLSALGGSVLVYLIAPGQAAVGASGAIFGLAAAFYVINRRLGRDMQAVNRFLAGFLIWMLISAGFTSWQGHLGGLLTGGIVMAVLAYAPAKRRTAVQIAGCAVLLVLLVALVVLKTSQLTGGAVA; from the coding sequence ATGGAGGCCGCCGTCACCACGTGCTATCGCCATCCGTCCTACGAGACGTACGTGCGCTGTACCCGCTGCGACCGCTACATCTGCCCCGACTGCATGCGTGAGGCCGCGGTCGGCCACCACTGCGTGGAGTGCGTGAAGGAGGGACAGCGCTCGGTCCGGCAGGCGCGCACGGTCTTCGGCGGCGCGGTGTCGAGGACGGCGGTGCCCGTCGTGACCTACGTACTGATAGGCCTGAACGTACTGGCGTACCTGGGCGAGCTGATCCGTCCGGAGATCGTCGACCGGTTCGGGATGCTCGGCGCGGGCCTGAACGGTCCCGACGGCAGTCAGTACGTGTACGAGAGCGGGAACATCCCCGGGTTCGACGCGGTCGGTGTGGTGGACGGCGAGTGGTACCGACTGCTGACCGGGGCCTTCCTTCATCTTCCGCCGGGCGACTCGTCGTTCGGTTCCATACCGTTCGGGGTGCTGCACATCGTCTTCAACATGTACGGGCTGTGGAATCTGGGCCGGGTCGTCGAGGAGCAGCTCGGCCGAGGGCGCTATCTCGCGCTGTATCTGCTGTCCGCGCTGGGCGGTTCGGTGCTGGTGTATCTGATCGCGCCGGGCCAGGCCGCGGTGGGCGCGTCGGGGGCGATCTTCGGGCTCGCGGCGGCCTTCTACGTCATCAACCGACGGCTCGGACGGGACATGCAGGCGGTCAACCGGTTCCTGGCCGGGTTCCTGATCTGGATGCTGATCTCCGCGGGGTTCACCTCGTGGCAGGGGCATCTGGGCGGCCTTCTCACCGGCGGCATCGTCATGGCCGTGCTCGCCTACGCGCCCGCGAAGCGCCGTACCGCCGTGCAGATCGCCGGGTGTGCGGTGTTGCTCGTGCTGCTTGTCGCCCTGGTGGTGCTCAAGACATCACAGCTGACCGGAGGGGCGGTGGCCTGA
- a CDS encoding VWA domain-containing protein: protein MAAISLRKVEETAPALVSLYRSAGVSLQKHGLSGERAAVYLVLDYSGSMKEYYKDGSVQALADRVLGLSAHFDDDGRVPVVLFSTDIDAVTEIALDNHRGRVDEIVAGLGHMGKTSYHLAMDAVIDHYIDSGSTAPALVVFQTDGGPINKTAAERYLCKAAKLPMFWQFIGFGNKRSSQFDFLHKLDELAVPAQRPVDNAGFFHAGLDPRQVPDAVLYDRLVAEFPHWLAAARAQRIVK from the coding sequence ATGGCAGCCATCAGCCTGCGCAAGGTCGAGGAGACGGCGCCCGCGCTGGTCAGCCTCTACAGGAGTGCGGGGGTCTCGCTCCAGAAGCACGGGCTGAGCGGGGAGCGGGCGGCGGTCTATCTCGTCCTCGACTACTCCGGCTCCATGAAGGAGTACTACAAGGACGGCAGCGTCCAGGCCCTCGCCGACCGGGTGCTCGGTCTGTCGGCCCATTTCGACGACGACGGCCGCGTGCCCGTCGTCCTCTTCTCCACCGACATCGACGCGGTCACCGAGATAGCCCTGGACAACCACCGCGGGCGCGTCGACGAGATCGTGGCGGGCCTCGGGCACATGGGGAAGACGAGCTATCACCTGGCCATGGACGCGGTCATCGATCATTACATCGACAGTGGCTCGACCGCGCCCGCACTCGTCGTCTTCCAGACCGACGGCGGTCCGATCAACAAGACGGCGGCCGAGCGCTATCTCTGCAAGGCGGCGAAACTGCCGATGTTCTGGCAGTTCATCGGCTTCGGCAACAAGCGCAGTTCGCAGTTCGACTTCCTGCACAAGCTCGACGAACTGGCCGTTCCCGCACAGCGTCCCGTCGACAACGCAGGCTTCTTCCACGCCGGACTCGACCCGCGGCAGGTCCCGGACGCCGTTCTGTACGACCGGCTCGTCGCCGAATTCCCGCACTGGCTGGCCGCGGCCCGAGCGCAGAGGATCGTCAAGTGA